A stretch of DNA from Aliarcobacter thereius LMG 24486:
GGAAATCATATTTATATAAATCAATTAAGTGGAGAAGCAAGAGTAAAAGGAAATGAAAATAAACCTGTGAAGTTTATTTTAAATATAGATAAGGTGAATAAATAATATGAATTTAATAGATGCAAAATTTTTACAATCTGCACAAAGTCTGGAAGATTCCCCAGCGCCACAAGTTGCTGAAGTGGCTTTTTTAGGAAGATCAAATGTTGGAAAGTCATCAATATTAAACTCATTAACAAAACAAAAGGGTTTAGCAAAATCGTCATCAACACCTGGAAAAACACAATTAATAAACTATTTTGATATTAAATTCAAAACAGAAGATTTGGAAAACCCATATGTATATGCTAGATTTGTGGATTTACCAGGTTTTGGTTATGCAAAAGTTTCTAAAAGCCTAAAAGCTGCATGGAATAAAAATCTTACAGGATATTTAGAAAAAAGACCAAATTTACAAATTTTTGTTCATTTAATTGATTCAAGACATCCTACATTAGAAATAGATAAAGAAGTAGATGATTTTGTAAAACATATAAAAAGAGGTGATCAAATCATAATAAATGCTTTTACAAAAATTGATAAATTAAATAGTAGTGAATTAGGAAAATTAAAGAGAGATTATCCTCTTGGAATATTTGTTTCAAACCTTAAGAAAAAAGGTATAATTGATTTACAAAATAAAATAACGGAGCATTTATTTGGAAATTGAATTTTACAAACCAACTGTTCTTGATATCCCAAAAATGCAAGAACTTGTAAAACCTGAAGTTGATAAAGGAATAATTCTTTTAAGAACTGAAGATGAGATGGCAACAACTATTAGGTCATA
This window harbors:
- the yihA gene encoding ribosome biogenesis GTP-binding protein YihA/YsxC; amino-acid sequence: MNLIDAKFLQSAQSLEDSPAPQVAEVAFLGRSNVGKSSILNSLTKQKGLAKSSSTPGKTQLINYFDIKFKTEDLENPYVYARFVDLPGFGYAKVSKSLKAAWNKNLTGYLEKRPNLQIFVHLIDSRHPTLEIDKEVDDFVKHIKRGDQIIINAFTKIDKLNSSELGKLKRDYPLGIFVSNLKKKGIIDLQNKITEHLFGN